Proteins co-encoded in one Leptodactylus fuscus isolate aLepFus1 chromosome 4, aLepFus1.hap2, whole genome shotgun sequence genomic window:
- the EFHB gene encoding EF-hand domain-containing family member B, with protein sequence MGAERSEEPAPQYQGRFIDRSPHVRSAGKLFPTGERASSCLVEIDPRPITPPVVQKFLNTRRPNPGVRTVFYGKANDPKKENYITHGVITRPSLSAGSLVNVPLKTLFQQKILEKKESIYSSARRTPLGRSHDQTVAFPANINFNETSFGRKYQRSLSAGVLINPSKSVQEIEEESHKGHDLYVVTHNEYDVGEIRNRKYDWTKYKKDNRFGIETPHFNDGRNVARSLKWIQEMKKNEAANIVSKRVDDFRERSQHQLGKVLDPIADTLNVPADHTFGILHKPEKYGVGDILHYRAPKNYLRGKERQRAMLAAVQQRLKRANHHNFTSLVEAFRHYDKNGDGKIDKDDLKKTCDQFGLNVDPVLLDSLIEYCDVDKDGLINFIEFANFLNWKDKIPIGNQVSLEGHLNPQDLILEEGASEKTLRTLSRGNQAPDFYQTSSSRINAAVGSPGSSSTQTYGIPTIRTDLAPPKFRRISDRTNYGDESNAFGLLCPSIFTQHMVYERDVFKSRPKEEIAQILHNIGVKIPDNTFEELWKLAAIRHPKGEVSVETMRSVLDDVQTNAALYSIA encoded by the exons GCTGGAAAGCTATTCCCCACTGGAGAGAGAGCGTCAAGCTGTCTAGTTGAAATTGATCCTAGG CCTATTACTCCTCCTGTTGTACAGAAGTTTCTTAATACAAGACGCCCCAACCCAGGTGTGCGAACTGTTTTCTATGGAAAAGCTAATGACCCTAAGAAGGAGAACTATATTACCCATGGCGTGATCACCCGTCCTTCATTAAGT GCTGGTTCTTTAGTTAATGTACCATTAAAAACACTGTTCCAACAAAAAATATTGGAAAAGAAAGAATCAATATATTCTAGTGCCAGACGAACTCCTCTTGGGAGATCTCATGATCAAACTGTGGCTTTCCCAGCTAACATCAACTTCAATGAAACTTCATTTGGGCGAAAATACCAACGCA gTTTATCAGCGGGTGTTCTTATTAATCCTTCTAAAAGTGTGCAAGAAATAGAAGAAGAATCACACAAAGGACATGATCTGTATGTGGTCACACATAATGAGTACGATGTTG GTGAGATAAGAAACAGAAAATATGATTGGACAAAATATAAAAAGGACAACAGGTTTGGAATTGAGACACCTCACTTTAATGATGGACGAAATGTTGCACGAAGCTTAAAGTGGATTCAGGAAATGAAAAA GAATGAGGCAGCTAATATAGTTTCGAAAAGAGTTGATGATTTTCGGGAGCGCTCACAGCATCAACTTGGGAAGGTTCTGGATCC GATTGCAGACACATTGAACGTTCCTGCTGATCACACTTTTGGGATTCTGCATAAacccgaaaaatatg GAGTTGGCGATATACTTCACTACAGAGCCCCCAAAAATTATCTTCGTGGTAAAGAGAGGCAAAGGGCCATGTTGGCAGCTGTACAACAACGCTTGAAGAGAGCTAACCATCATAACTTTACCTCCTTAGTGGAAGCGTTCAGGCATTATGACAAG AACGGTGATGGAAAAATCGATAAGGATGATTTGAAGAAGACCTGTGACCAGTTTGGCCTCAATGTGGACCCTGTTCTCCTGGACTCATTGATTGAATACTGTGATGTAGATAAAGATGGTTTGATTAACTTCATCGAGTTTGCAAACTTTCTCAACTGGAAAGATAAAATACCAATAGGAAACCAAG TCTCACTTGAAGGTCACTTGAATCCTCAAGatctcattttggaagaaggcgcATCAGAGAAGACACTCAGGACTCTTTCAAGGGGAAACCAAGCTCCTGACTTTTACCAAACTTCATCCTCTAGGATCAATGCAGCTGTTGGAAGTCCAGGCTCTTCCT CCACTCAGACCTACGGCATTCCAACTATTCGAACAGACCTTGCCCCTCCTAAATTTCGCAGGATCAGTGACAGAACTAATTATGGGGATGAGTCAAATGCTTTTGGTTTGCTGTGTCCATCCATCTTCACTCAACACATGGTCTACGAACGTGATGTTTTTAAATCACGGCCAAAGGAAGAG ATTGCCCAGATTCTACACAATATTGGTGTTAAGATTCCAGATAATACTTTTGAGGAGCTGTGGAAATTGGCTGCAATAAGACACCCAAAAGGAGAAGTTTCTGTTGAGACGATGAGAAGTGTTTTAGATGATGTCCAGACTAACGCTGCATTGTACTCAATTGCTTGA